One genomic window of Luteitalea pratensis includes the following:
- a CDS encoding DUF1501 domain-containing protein: MNHHHDDSGNDSHDATLSALTRDERRIFQRLNRRQFLGTTAAGTLAALAGSEPVMVRAEGVSAPRAATADAVIVLWMAGGMAQTETFDPKRYTPYAPGVPISDVLSSFPTIDTAVDHIKFTSGLERIGSVIDRGAVIRTFQAADLGFILHSRHQYHWHTGYVPPQPMAMPHIGAYVSRTLGPREPDMPAFITIGQTVEGAGEIGTLKAFHTAGFLGTEHGPFLIVDPQDAASAVRPPKELGPARFQSRRQLFEQLLAQEPVHQYGSDFQRESLVRALDGADRLLRSPSSRAFDLALEPEASYKAYDTGRFGRGCLLARRLVEAGARYVEVTSEYIPFVNWDSHEHGHSRADAMKALIDAPVAQLIRDLEQRGLLDRTLVVLASEFGRDAVTEGKVGKEVKDQAINIPRVMSDPRHYGMHRHFTAAGSVLMFGGGVKKGFVYGKTAEERPCTTVENPVPVENLHASIFHALGIPADTSYTVERRPVYVTKDGKGKPVTALFG, translated from the coding sequence ATGAACCACCATCACGACGACTCCGGCAACGACTCGCACGACGCGACACTGTCGGCGCTCACGCGCGACGAGCGGCGAATCTTCCAACGCCTGAATCGCCGGCAGTTCCTCGGCACCACCGCCGCAGGCACGCTCGCGGCGCTGGCCGGCAGCGAACCGGTGATGGTGCGCGCGGAAGGCGTAAGCGCGCCGCGCGCCGCCACGGCCGACGCGGTCATCGTGCTGTGGATGGCCGGCGGGATGGCGCAGACCGAGACCTTCGATCCGAAACGCTATACACCTTACGCGCCGGGCGTGCCGATCAGCGACGTGTTGAGCAGCTTCCCGACGATCGACACCGCCGTCGATCACATCAAGTTCACCAGCGGGCTCGAGCGCATCGGCAGCGTCATCGATCGGGGCGCGGTGATCCGCACGTTCCAGGCCGCTGACCTGGGGTTCATCCTGCACTCGCGGCACCAGTACCACTGGCACACCGGCTATGTGCCGCCTCAACCGATGGCGATGCCGCACATCGGCGCGTATGTCTCGCGCACCCTCGGTCCTCGCGAACCGGACATGCCGGCGTTCATCACGATTGGCCAGACGGTGGAGGGTGCGGGCGAGATCGGCACGCTGAAAGCGTTTCACACGGCCGGCTTCCTCGGTACCGAACACGGTCCGTTCCTGATCGTCGATCCGCAGGATGCGGCGTCGGCCGTGCGGCCGCCGAAGGAACTCGGTCCGGCGCGATTCCAGAGCCGCCGGCAGCTGTTCGAGCAACTGCTCGCGCAGGAGCCGGTGCACCAGTACGGCAGCGACTTCCAGCGCGAGTCGCTGGTACGCGCGCTCGACGGCGCCGATCGCCTGCTGCGCTCGCCTTCGTCGAGGGCGTTCGACCTCGCACTCGAACCGGAGGCCTCGTACAAGGCCTACGACACCGGCCGGTTCGGACGGGGCTGCCTGCTGGCGCGGCGCCTCGTGGAAGCCGGCGCGCGCTATGTCGAGGTGACGTCGGAATACATCCCGTTCGTGAACTGGGACAGCCACGAGCACGGACACTCGCGGGCGGACGCGATGAAGGCGCTGATCGACGCGCCGGTGGCCCAACTGATCCGCGATCTGGAGCAGCGCGGCCTGCTCGATCGGACGCTGGTGGTGCTGGCGAGCGAGTTCGGGCGTGACGCGGTGACCGAGGGCAAGGTCGGCAAGGAAGTGAAGGACCAGGCCATCAACATCCCCAGGGTGATGTCCGACCCGCGTCACTACGGCATGCACCGGCACTTCACGGCGGCAGGATCGGTGCTGATGTTCGGCGGCGGCGTGAAGAAGGGGTTCGTCTATGGCAAGACGGCCGAGGAGCGGCCGTGCACCACCGTCGAGAACCCCGTGCCGGTGGAAAACCTGCACGCCAGCATCTTCCACGCGCTCGGCATCCCGGCGGATACGTCCTACACCGTCGAGCGGCGTCCGGTGTACGTGACGAAGGACGGTAAGGGCAAGCCGGTCACGGCGCTGTTCGGCTGA
- a CDS encoding DUF2235 domain-containing protein has protein sequence MPTDSQPTFTPRNLVVLSDGTGNSAAKLQKTNVWRLYEALDLTSAHQVALYDDGVGTASFKPIAILGGAFGYGLKRNVLDLYMFLSRAYRADPADPAVHDRIYAFGFSRGAYTARVLAALVGRVGLIETDSESELRRLSLWAYRAYRADRFPHSWPVRLGRRIRDVLLRAWDRMRGKTLFDPERTRKVDIEFLGVWDTVAAYGLPVDELTRGWERWIWPMLPKDRRASTRIKRACHALALDDERQTFFPLLWTEHEEPQNAASTHVDEERVTQVWFAGMHSNVGGGYPEDTLALAPLAWMAEQARKRGLRFRSALCGPAGHIPSEWVERAAVTAPMSDSRRGLGVYYRYHPRPVERLCHDTHADVYVDRPKIHESLLERIRQDVDGYAPVVLPERYAVVTADGRVLDDEDASGTPTPDRANPYEHPTQRHARRLRQEQALNSVWWRRVAYFLTVAATSVLVIIPLSPGRDHLTWLGAQEATLASVVGLLDTVLPAFLAPWLQYYQQRPFQLFAGAVVVLALIAWSLRLKVVAVDRMRAIFREHGMHAQPVPPVSSPTDWIYRLRSSTGYRRTFHFISYHLFPNLFGIGMLVLLAGVLPLRTVFELRSRAGLLQASTCAQAEPAGLTRNAGTFALWPHLLCNGTGMTVEKGQRYRVEIALPEACADDALAPATTRRTGAWSDWKIPVASTQGFSSLDVPGGSAIHKIALTLAIPLRRAVTDNWLAPVAEIGTTNPLRIPLVDDTFVAGQDGPLSLWVNDLIVPCPAWDCFYRNNAGGPATVRITKAESPAQPPLRARHTCQ, from the coding sequence ATGCCCACAGACTCCCAGCCGACGTTCACGCCGCGCAACCTGGTCGTGCTGTCGGATGGCACCGGCAACAGCGCGGCCAAGTTGCAGAAGACCAACGTCTGGCGTCTGTACGAGGCGCTGGACCTGACATCGGCGCACCAGGTCGCCTTGTATGACGATGGGGTCGGCACGGCCTCGTTCAAGCCGATCGCGATCCTCGGTGGCGCGTTCGGGTACGGCCTGAAGCGCAACGTCCTCGACCTCTATATGTTCCTGAGCCGGGCCTATCGTGCCGATCCGGCCGATCCGGCCGTGCACGATCGCATCTACGCGTTCGGGTTCAGCCGCGGCGCGTACACGGCCCGGGTGCTGGCCGCGTTGGTTGGCAGGGTGGGCCTGATCGAGACCGACTCGGAGTCGGAACTGCGGCGTCTGTCCTTGTGGGCGTATCGCGCTTATCGCGCCGACCGCTTTCCACACTCGTGGCCCGTGCGGCTCGGCCGCCGGATCCGCGACGTGCTACTGCGCGCGTGGGACCGCATGCGTGGCAAGACCCTGTTCGATCCGGAACGCACGAGGAAGGTGGACATCGAGTTCCTCGGCGTGTGGGACACGGTGGCGGCCTACGGATTGCCGGTCGACGAGCTGACGCGCGGGTGGGAACGGTGGATCTGGCCGATGCTGCCGAAGGACCGGCGGGCATCGACCCGCATCAAGCGTGCGTGTCACGCGCTGGCCCTGGATGACGAGCGGCAGACGTTCTTCCCGCTGCTGTGGACCGAGCACGAAGAGCCACAGAACGCCGCGTCGACGCACGTCGACGAGGAACGGGTCACGCAGGTGTGGTTCGCGGGCATGCATTCCAACGTCGGCGGCGGGTATCCGGAGGACACGCTGGCGCTGGCGCCGCTGGCGTGGATGGCCGAGCAGGCACGCAAGCGCGGCCTGCGCTTCCGATCGGCGTTGTGTGGCCCGGCCGGGCACATCCCATCCGAGTGGGTGGAGCGCGCCGCCGTCACGGCGCCCATGAGCGACTCGCGGCGCGGACTTGGCGTCTACTATCGCTACCATCCACGGCCCGTGGAGCGCCTCTGCCACGACACCCACGCGGACGTGTACGTGGATCGGCCGAAGATCCACGAGAGCTTGCTCGAGCGCATCCGCCAGGACGTCGACGGCTACGCGCCGGTCGTCCTGCCCGAACGCTACGCGGTGGTTACCGCCGACGGCCGCGTCCTGGACGACGAGGACGCCAGCGGGACACCGACCCCCGATCGCGCCAATCCGTACGAACATCCGACGCAGCGGCATGCCCGCCGGCTGCGGCAGGAGCAGGCGCTCAACTCGGTGTGGTGGCGGCGCGTGGCCTATTTCCTCACGGTGGCGGCCACGTCGGTGCTGGTGATCATTCCGCTGTCGCCGGGCCGCGATCACTTGACCTGGCTCGGCGCGCAGGAGGCAACACTCGCGTCGGTCGTGGGCCTGCTGGATACGGTGCTGCCGGCCTTCCTGGCGCCGTGGCTGCAGTACTACCAGCAGCGGCCGTTCCAGCTGTTTGCCGGCGCGGTGGTGGTCCTCGCGCTGATTGCGTGGAGCTTGCGGCTGAAGGTCGTGGCCGTCGATCGGATGCGCGCGATCTTCCGCGAGCACGGCATGCACGCGCAACCCGTGCCACCGGTCAGTTCACCGACGGACTGGATCTATCGACTGCGTTCGAGCACGGGCTACCGGCGAACCTTCCACTTCATCTCCTACCACCTGTTCCCCAACCTGTTCGGCATCGGGATGCTGGTGCTGCTGGCAGGCGTGCTGCCATTGCGCACGGTCTTCGAGCTGCGGAGCCGGGCCGGGTTGCTGCAGGCCTCGACGTGTGCACAAGCAGAGCCGGCCGGATTGACCCGCAATGCGGGCACGTTCGCGCTCTGGCCGCACCTGCTGTGCAACGGGACTGGCATGACCGTGGAAAAAGGCCAGCGCTATCGCGTCGAGATCGCCCTGCCCGAGGCCTGTGCGGACGACGCGCTGGCCCCGGCCACGACGCGGCGTACGGGCGCCTGGTCCGACTGGAAGATCCCGGTCGCGAGCACGCAGGGCTTCTCCTCGCTGGACGTGCCGGGTGGCTCGGCGATCCACAAGATCGCCCTGACCCTGGCCATCCCGCTGCGCCGCGCGGTCACCGACAACTGGCTGGCGCCGGTCGCGGAGATCGGCACCACGAATCCGTTGCGCATCCCGCTGGTGGACGACACGTTCGTCGCCGGCCAGGACGGCCCACTCTCACTGTGGGTCAACGACCTCATCGTCCCGTGCCCCGCGTGGGATTGCTTCTATCGCAACAACGCCGGCGGTCCGGCCACCGTGCGGATCACGAAAGCGGAGTCCCCGGCGCAGCCGCCGCTGCGCGCGAGGCACACGTGTCAGTAA
- a CDS encoding pyrroloquinoline quinone-dependent dehydrogenase: MRAHVISVSLLLLSAGCANTCAPRPPAMGAGRDWRTYLGDAGSTHYSTLDQITTANVAQLQVAWTFDTLPTTASDGAGSMRGDFQTNNLIVDGVLYTASPAREVIALDAATGAQRWRFDPRSEREDAVGNRQRGLAYWADGQDRRVFTSAGTWLYALDATTGKPVRTFGDNGSIHLGRGLGLGGTPSVRLNTPGVVYKNLLIVGGLIPENVAGGIRAFDVRTGELKWTFRTIPRPGEEGYDTWPPDAWKTAGGASDWSGHSVDEARGIVYVSTETAGPDFWGGDRYGANLFANSVVALDAATGKRLWHYQIVHHDLWDLDLPAPPTLLTVTHQGKRIDALAQGTKHGLLFVFDRVTGTALWPVHERPTTPSRIPGVKVWPTQPVPEKPAPLMRQRYTADDVATISPMARLLTTERLARSGNFGAMPPPSLDETILFPGPDGGFEWGGAAADPDGVVYANINEIPWFYRMVPTRGPDGAALSFGHRQYLVHCAACHGADRRGDVHGGMPALDALKGRRTAEQVSKAIMTGGGRMPPFDRLGERQRAAIVGFLLGNEPASAPTPPSATAGPQKEDPPYAFGGFLRWFDREGYPAIKPPWGTLNAVDLNTGEILWKVALGEYKELTARGIPPTGTENYGGPVVTAGGLVFIGASADETFRAFDKKTGKLLWQAALPFSGNATPSTYMANGRQYVVISAGGGKSNRPGGGTVVAFALPD; this comes from the coding sequence GTGCGCGCACACGTCATCTCCGTCTCGTTGCTCCTGCTGTCGGCCGGTTGCGCCAACACCTGCGCGCCGCGGCCGCCGGCGATGGGGGCGGGGCGCGACTGGCGCACCTATCTCGGAGACGCGGGCAGCACCCACTACTCCACGCTCGACCAGATCACCACGGCCAACGTCGCGCAATTGCAGGTGGCATGGACGTTCGACACGCTGCCAACGACCGCCAGCGACGGGGCCGGCAGCATGCGCGGCGACTTCCAGACCAACAACCTGATCGTCGACGGCGTGCTTTACACCGCCTCTCCCGCGCGGGAGGTGATCGCGCTGGATGCCGCGACCGGCGCGCAACGGTGGCGGTTCGACCCACGCAGCGAGCGCGAGGACGCCGTCGGCAACCGGCAGCGTGGCCTGGCGTACTGGGCGGACGGCCAGGATCGTCGCGTGTTCACGTCGGCCGGCACCTGGCTCTATGCACTCGATGCAACGACCGGGAAGCCCGTGCGCACGTTCGGTGACAACGGGTCGATTCATCTCGGGCGCGGGCTCGGACTCGGCGGCACGCCCTCGGTGCGCCTCAACACGCCCGGTGTCGTCTACAAGAACCTGCTGATCGTCGGCGGCCTGATTCCCGAGAACGTGGCCGGCGGCATCAGGGCGTTCGACGTGCGGACCGGCGAACTGAAATGGACCTTCCGTACCATCCCCCGGCCCGGCGAAGAGGGCTACGACACGTGGCCGCCCGATGCATGGAAGACGGCAGGAGGCGCCTCGGACTGGTCAGGTCACTCGGTCGACGAGGCACGTGGCATCGTCTACGTCTCGACCGAAACAGCAGGTCCTGACTTCTGGGGCGGTGACCGGTACGGCGCGAACCTGTTTGCGAACTCGGTCGTCGCGCTGGATGCGGCCACCGGTAAGCGCCTGTGGCATTACCAGATCGTGCACCACGACCTGTGGGACCTGGACCTGCCGGCGCCGCCGACCCTGCTCACCGTCACGCATCAGGGCAAGCGCATCGATGCGCTCGCACAAGGCACCAAGCACGGACTGTTGTTTGTCTTCGATCGCGTCACCGGAACCGCGCTCTGGCCGGTGCACGAGCGCCCGACGACGCCATCGCGCATCCCAGGCGTGAAGGTGTGGCCGACGCAGCCGGTGCCCGAGAAGCCGGCGCCGCTGATGCGGCAGCGCTACACGGCAGACGACGTCGCGACGATCTCGCCGATGGCCCGATTGCTGACGACGGAGCGCCTGGCGCGCAGCGGCAACTTCGGCGCGATGCCGCCACCGAGCCTCGACGAAACCATCCTCTTCCCCGGTCCCGATGGCGGGTTCGAGTGGGGTGGCGCCGCTGCCGATCCCGATGGCGTGGTCTACGCCAACATCAACGAGATCCCGTGGTTCTACCGGATGGTCCCGACGCGCGGTCCGGATGGCGCGGCCCTGTCGTTCGGGCACCGGCAATACCTCGTGCACTGCGCGGCCTGTCACGGCGCCGATCGGCGCGGCGACGTCCACGGCGGCATGCCGGCACTGGACGCGCTGAAGGGCCGTCGGACCGCGGAACAGGTAAGCAAGGCCATCATGACGGGTGGCGGGCGCATGCCCCCGTTCGACAGGCTCGGCGAACGACAGCGCGCCGCGATCGTCGGCTTTCTCCTGGGCAACGAACCGGCGTCCGCGCCCACCCCGCCGTCCGCGACGGCCGGCCCGCAGAAGGAGGACCCACCCTACGCCTTCGGCGGCTTCCTGCGGTGGTTCGATCGGGAGGGTTACCCGGCGATCAAGCCGCCGTGGGGCACGCTGAACGCGGTCGATCTGAACACCGGCGAGATCCTCTGGAAGGTCGCGCTCGGGGAGTACAAGGAACTCACGGCGCGCGGCATCCCGCCCACCGGCACGGAGAACTACGGCGGTCCGGTGGTCACGGCCGGCGGGCTCGTCTTCATCGGCGCGAGCGCCGACGAGACGTTCCGCGCCTTCGACAAGAAGACGGGCAAGCTGCTGTGGCAAGCCGCACTTCCCTTCAGCGGCAACGCCACGCCGAGCACGTACATGGCCAACGGCCGCCAGTACGTCGTCATCTCCGCGGGTGGCGGCAAGTCCAACCGTCCCGGCGGCGGCACCGTCGTCGCGTTTGCGCTGCCTGATTAA
- a CDS encoding SDR family oxidoreductase has product MAGRLAGKRALITAAAQGIGRASAEAFIREGARVIATDVNAQALATLTGCETRTLDVTDAAQIATLAVEIGTIDVLFNCAGIVHAGTILDCPEADWDRAFELNAKAQYRMVRAFLPGMLAQGRGSIINMSSVASSVTGVPNRFAYGASKAAVVGLTKSVAADFVGKGVRCNAICPGTVESPSLRDRIRAQAEANGQDEADVLAAFQARQPMGRLGLSEEIAMLAVYLGSDEAAFTTGAVHVIDGGWTT; this is encoded by the coding sequence GTGGCAGGACGACTGGCAGGGAAGCGAGCGCTGATCACCGCGGCGGCGCAGGGTATCGGGCGGGCGAGCGCGGAGGCGTTCATCCGCGAGGGCGCGCGCGTGATCGCCACCGACGTGAACGCGCAGGCGCTTGCCACGCTGACGGGTTGCGAGACGCGGACGCTCGACGTGACCGACGCCGCGCAGATCGCGACCCTCGCCGTCGAAATAGGCACCATCGACGTCCTTTTCAACTGCGCCGGCATCGTCCACGCCGGCACCATCCTGGACTGCCCGGAGGCCGACTGGGATCGCGCATTCGAGTTGAATGCCAAGGCCCAGTACCGCATGGTGCGAGCCTTCCTGCCCGGCATGCTGGCGCAGGGCCGTGGTTCGATCATCAACATGTCGTCGGTGGCCTCCAGTGTCACCGGCGTGCCGAACCGGTTCGCCTACGGCGCGAGCAAGGCCGCGGTCGTCGGGCTGACCAAGTCGGTGGCCGCGGACTTCGTGGGCAAGGGCGTGCGATGCAACGCAATCTGCCCGGGCACGGTGGAGTCGCCGTCTTTGCGCGATCGCATCCGCGCGCAGGCCGAGGCCAACGGCCAGGACGAAGCCGACGTCCTCGCCGCCTTCCAGGCGCGTCAGCCGATGGGGCGACTGGGACTGTCGGAGGAGATCGCGATGCTGGCGGTCTATCTCGGGTCGGACGAAGCCGCGTTCACGACCGGCGCCGTCCACGTGATCGACGGCGGTTGGACGACATAG
- a CDS encoding dimethylarginine dimethylaminohydrolase family protein yields the protein MPPSVTSFTHAIARRPGDSVIHGLRVVDRGAPDLASLRREHAGYVDTLTRVGVTVEMLEPLESYPDSMFVEDPALVFREAAILLRPGAPSRRGEGAALEPSLRTLFPEVLSLPGEGHADGGDVLLTPEAVYIGLSARTDAGGAAALVRLLGSLGRRVHVVTPPAGVLHLKTACSLVEDHTLLATRALAEAALFPDLDVVVVPEGEEPVANALRVNGAVLIADGFPKTAALLARRGYDVRLLALDQVMKLDAGLSCMSLRW from the coding sequence ATGCCCCCAAGTGTCACCTCGTTCACACATGCCATCGCGCGCAGGCCCGGCGACTCGGTGATCCATGGGTTGCGCGTCGTCGACCGTGGTGCGCCGGATCTCGCGTCTCTCCGCCGTGAGCACGCGGGGTACGTCGACACGCTGACCCGCGTGGGCGTCACCGTCGAGATGCTCGAACCGCTCGAGTCGTATCCGGACAGCATGTTCGTGGAAGACCCCGCGCTGGTGTTCCGCGAGGCCGCCATCCTGCTCCGGCCAGGTGCGCCGTCGCGACGTGGCGAGGGCGCCGCACTCGAGCCATCCTTGCGCACGCTCTTTCCCGAGGTGCTGTCGCTGCCCGGGGAGGGTCATGCCGACGGCGGTGACGTGCTGCTCACACCGGAGGCGGTCTACATCGGCCTCTCGGCGCGCACCGATGCGGGTGGGGCCGCAGCCCTGGTGCGGCTCCTCGGGTCGCTCGGGCGGCGTGTCCACGTGGTCACGCCCCCTGCAGGTGTCCTGCACCTCAAGACGGCGTGCTCGCTGGTGGAGGATCACACGCTGCTGGCCACCCGTGCCCTCGCCGAGGCAGCGCTGTTCCCCGACCTCGACGTGGTCGTGGTGCCTGAGGGCGAGGAACCGGTCGCCAACGCGCTGCGCGTCAACGGCGCTGTCCTCATCGCCGACGGCTTCCCGAAGACCGCAGCCCTGCTCGCGCGTCGCGGCTACGACGTGCGCCTGCTCGCGCTCGACCAGGTCATGAAGCTCGATGCCGGGCTGTCGTGCATGTCGCTGCGCTGGTAG
- the pssA gene encoding CDP-diacylglycerol--serine O-phosphatidyltransferase, whose amino-acid sequence MSVDAPRHMSLLRSYTPADLLTIGNASCGTIAIFLCLEHLAARQTRFLWIAMLLLPLALVCDVLDGYVARLDRSRQSRLGADLDSLADVISFGVAPAVLGYTLGLRGGWDMLLLTYFVVCGVSRLARFNVTSSALADATTGKVKYFEGTPIPTSVVIVGILAVALWLGCTDQHLWFGAYRVGPAWWHPLSLLYAASGSAMISATLRIPKP is encoded by the coding sequence ATGTCCGTCGACGCTCCCCGCCACATGTCGCTGTTGCGTTCGTACACGCCGGCAGATCTCCTGACCATCGGCAACGCGTCGTGCGGCACCATCGCGATCTTCCTCTGCCTCGAGCATCTTGCGGCGCGCCAGACGCGCTTCTTGTGGATCGCCATGCTCTTGCTGCCGCTGGCCCTGGTGTGTGACGTGCTCGACGGCTACGTTGCCCGCCTCGATCGATCACGACAGTCACGCCTCGGCGCCGACCTCGACTCGCTGGCCGACGTGATTTCATTCGGTGTCGCTCCGGCCGTGCTCGGCTACACGCTCGGCCTGCGCGGTGGCTGGGACATGCTGCTGCTCACGTACTTCGTGGTGTGTGGGGTCAGTCGTCTCGCCCGCTTCAACGTCACGTCCTCGGCACTGGCCGATGCGACGACAGGCAAGGTCAAGTACTTCGAAGGCACACCCATCCCAACCAGTGTCGTGATCGTCGGCATTCTGGCGGTGGCGCTGTGGCTGGGGTGCACCGACCAGCACCTCTGGTTCGGCGCGTACCGCGTCGGCCCCGCGTGGTGGCACCCGCTGTCGTTGCTCTACGCCGCCAGCGGCAGCGCGATGATCAGCGCCACGTTGCGCATCCCGAAGCCCTGA
- a CDS encoding DUF1549 domain-containing protein produces MNRVFMVGASALWLATALLRAQAPAAPVSPATGVSTQPTPAASNGSIDFATQIQPILTEFCEDCHDAETRKGGLSLATLADVLEGGRSGAAVRPGASGRSLLVDRLTGAVEPSMPKDEDQLEPGRIALIRAWIDEGARATPTSPPAPQPWEAPLTLTRVDPPAPVWPAWDRPVDRLVASYLARTSTTPPAVVPDAVFARRAWLDIQGLLPEPTALRAFLSDPLEDKRDRLVMTLLSDRGAYAEHWMTFWNDLLRNDDGVSYFSEKDGRKSITPWLLEALQGNRPYNEFVAALLNPEKRNDPAGFLVGVNWRGETSAAVTPWMQASQNTAQVFLGVNMKCNACHDSFVSRWKLKDAYGLAAFFSPKPTLQLYRCDVARDEQTGPLFLFPELHAKPRGDSLEHRRAEAARLFTDPLNGRMPRTIVNRVWERLLGHGIVANSDEMDTRPWSPELLDWLAQDFVDHGYDLKHLIATIMASRAYQLPAVARVSEPSARGYLFQGPEVRRLTAEQFADAIGSMTGEWSTWPGPQPQRNPAAPSTTTNGGATVTLRLDSDPVSVGVPAREWRTASSTLTRALGRPLRDQVISVRPDDSTTPQALELVNGERLTQWLARGARRLTGDLPDDVYSRFNAAIAGRAPKPRGFDIDVSSSKDLWLVVRDTGSNAPERVNPVWVNAVLVDGDGTETPLSSLVPHIESDRPRHRSDGLIYVSSPSVLRYSIDAKKFVRLRGAVDVANLRTEVGSTLNPAVRFFIFDAAPNQGRLLPPGRAVPSPAGPPATDGQALVDRLFWQALGRAPSPAERALAEQAVSDRARPGRLAPDGVADLLWAVLMKPEFQLIY; encoded by the coding sequence ATGAACCGGGTCTTCATGGTCGGTGCCAGCGCGCTGTGGCTGGCGACCGCCCTGCTTCGCGCGCAAGCGCCGGCTGCGCCGGTGTCACCGGCGACGGGCGTCTCGACGCAGCCGACGCCGGCGGCGTCAAACGGCAGCATCGATTTCGCGACCCAGATCCAGCCGATCCTCACCGAGTTCTGCGAGGACTGCCACGATGCCGAGACCCGCAAGGGCGGGCTGTCGCTGGCCACCCTCGCCGACGTGCTCGAAGGCGGACGCAGCGGCGCCGCGGTCCGTCCGGGCGCCAGCGGCAGGAGCCTGCTGGTCGATCGACTCACCGGCGCCGTCGAGCCGTCGATGCCCAAGGACGAGGACCAGCTCGAGCCCGGCCGCATCGCGCTGATCCGCGCGTGGATCGACGAAGGCGCGCGGGCCACGCCTACCTCGCCGCCCGCACCGCAGCCATGGGAGGCCCCGCTGACGCTGACACGTGTCGATCCGCCGGCGCCGGTGTGGCCCGCGTGGGACCGCCCGGTGGATCGCCTCGTCGCGAGCTACCTCGCGCGCACCAGCACCACGCCCCCTGCCGTCGTGCCCGATGCCGTGTTCGCCCGGCGCGCCTGGCTCGACATCCAGGGCCTGCTTCCCGAGCCCACGGCGCTGCGGGCCTTCCTGTCCGACCCTCTCGAGGACAAGCGCGATCGGCTGGTCATGACCCTGTTGTCCGATCGCGGCGCCTACGCCGAGCACTGGATGACGTTCTGGAACGACCTGCTGCGCAACGACGATGGCGTCAGTTACTTCTCGGAGAAGGACGGCCGCAAGAGCATCACGCCGTGGCTGCTCGAGGCGCTGCAGGGCAATCGTCCGTACAACGAGTTCGTCGCGGCGCTGCTGAACCCCGAGAAACGCAACGATCCGGCCGGCTTCCTCGTCGGCGTCAACTGGCGGGGCGAGACCAGCGCCGCCGTCACGCCCTGGATGCAGGCGTCCCAGAACACGGCGCAGGTGTTCCTCGGCGTCAACATGAAGTGCAATGCGTGCCATGACAGCTTCGTCAGCCGCTGGAAGCTCAAGGACGCCTACGGGCTTGCCGCGTTCTTCTCGCCAAAGCCGACACTCCAGCTCTATCGTTGCGACGTCGCGCGTGACGAACAGACCGGTCCCCTGTTCCTGTTCCCCGAGCTGCATGCGAAGCCGCGCGGCGACTCGCTGGAGCACCGCCGCGCCGAGGCGGCGCGCCTGTTCACGGACCCGCTCAATGGCCGCATGCCCCGCACCATCGTCAACCGCGTCTGGGAGCGCCTGCTCGGCCACGGTATCGTCGCCAACTCGGACGAGATGGACACGCGTCCGTGGAGCCCGGAATTGCTGGACTGGCTGGCGCAGGACTTCGTGGATCACGGCTACGACCTGAAGCACCTGATCGCGACGATCATGGCGTCCAGGGCGTACCAGTTGCCGGCCGTAGCGCGGGTGTCGGAGCCCTCGGCACGCGGCTACCTGTTCCAGGGGCCTGAGGTGCGGCGCCTGACGGCGGAGCAGTTTGCCGACGCCATCGGGTCGATGACCGGCGAATGGAGCACATGGCCCGGTCCGCAGCCTCAGCGCAACCCGGCCGCGCCGTCGACGACGACCAACGGCGGCGCAACGGTGACGCTGCGCCTCGACTCCGATCCCGTGTCGGTCGGTGTGCCCGCACGCGAATGGCGCACGGCATCGAGCACGCTGACCCGCGCCCTTGGCCGGCCCCTTCGCGACCAGGTGATCTCCGTACGGCCCGACGATTCGACGACGCCGCAGGCCCTGGAGCTGGTCAACGGCGAGCGGCTGACGCAGTGGCTGGCGCGCGGCGCGCGGCGGCTGACCGGCGACCTGCCAGACGACGTCTACAGCCGCTTCAACGCGGCCATCGCCGGCCGGGCGCCGAAGCCGCGCGGCTTCGACATCGACGTCTCGTCGTCGAAGGACCTGTGGCTCGTGGTGCGCGACACGGGCTCCAACGCGCCGGAACGAGTGAATCCCGTGTGGGTGAATGCCGTGCTCGTCGATGGTGACGGCACGGAGACGCCGCTCTCGTCGCTCGTGCCGCACATCGAGAGCGACCGCCCGCGTCACAGATCGGACGGCCTGATCTACGTGAGCAGTCCGTCCGTGCTCCGGTACTCGATCGACGCCAAGAAGTTCGTGCGGTTGCGCGGCGCGGTCGACGTGGCCAACCTGCGCACCGAAGTCGGCTCTACGCTCAATCCGGCGGTGCGCTTCTTCATCTTCGATGCCGCGCCGAATCAGGGGCGGCTGCTGCCGCCGGGGCGTGCCGTGCCCTCGCCGGCAGGCCCACCCGCGACTGATGGGCAGGCACTCGTGGACCGCCTCTTCTGGCAGGCCCTGGGCCGCGCGCCATCGCCGGCCGAGCGTGCGCTCGCAGAGCAGGCCGTCTCGGACCGGGCGCGTCCCGGCAGGCTGGCGCCGGACGGCGTTGCCGACCTGCTGTGGGCCGTGCTGATGAAGCCCGAGTTCCAGTTGATCTACTGA